A window of the Phycicoccus sp. M110.8 genome harbors these coding sequences:
- a CDS encoding S1C family serine protease gives MPALRRSIALSLVTAGALAAGAVGYGGYQLESALRASNGTVAVGGTSAGTEPARWGGGRYAGDSGAWDSDGWWGAGSDGTGAGGSGTDGSGTGSSGTGSPGTGSPGTATAAGTTTEATARQLRGVVDIVTTVDYGQSQAAGTGIVLTSGGEVLTNNHVVDGATTITVTVLSTGRSYVATVVGTSPTNDLAVLRLRGASGLTTAPMGTSSSVAVGDAVTGVGNAGNDPGTAAASGTVTALDQQVTASDGDGTSETVTGLIRTSAPIQSGDSGGPLLDSAGKVIGIDTAAETSGYAGQTVAGYAIPIDHALDVATAILSGTDNATYHQGLPAFLGVQTGGSGAYAGSTAAGVPVVGVVTGSAAERAGLQAGDTITRVSGTAVSSQTELTGVLARRSPGDRVVVSWVNSSGVAHHATVTLGSGPAD, from the coding sequence GGCCGGCGCCGTCGGCTACGGCGGGTACCAGCTGGAGAGTGCCCTCCGGGCCTCGAACGGCACGGTCGCGGTCGGCGGCACGAGCGCCGGCACCGAGCCCGCCCGATGGGGTGGTGGCCGGTATGCCGGGGACTCCGGCGCGTGGGACAGCGACGGTTGGTGGGGCGCCGGCAGCGACGGCACCGGTGCGGGCGGCTCCGGCACGGACGGCTCCGGCACCGGTAGCTCCGGCACGGGCAGCCCCGGCACCGGCAGCCCCGGCACGGCCACCGCCGCCGGGACGACGACCGAGGCAACGGCCCGGCAGCTGCGCGGAGTCGTCGACATCGTCACGACCGTCGACTACGGGCAGTCCCAGGCCGCCGGCACGGGCATCGTCCTCACCTCCGGCGGTGAGGTGCTCACCAACAACCACGTCGTCGACGGCGCCACGACCATCACGGTGACCGTGCTCTCGACGGGCCGCAGCTACGTCGCCACCGTCGTCGGCACGAGCCCGACCAACGACCTCGCAGTCCTGCGCCTGCGCGGCGCGAGCGGGCTCACGACGGCACCGATGGGCACGTCGTCGTCGGTCGCCGTCGGGGACGCGGTCACCGGTGTCGGCAACGCCGGCAACGATCCCGGCACCGCCGCGGCGAGCGGCACGGTCACGGCCCTCGACCAGCAGGTCACCGCGAGCGACGGCGACGGGACGAGCGAGACGGTCACCGGCCTCATCCGCACGAGTGCACCGATCCAGTCCGGCGACTCCGGCGGCCCGCTGCTCGACAGCGCCGGCAAGGTGATCGGCATCGACACCGCCGCCGAGACGAGCGGTTACGCCGGCCAGACCGTCGCCGGCTACGCCATCCCGATCGACCACGCCCTCGACGTCGCGACGGCCATCCTGTCGGGCACCGACAACGCGACCTACCACCAGGGCCTGCCGGCGTTCCTCGGCGTGCAGACCGGTGGCTCGGGCGCGTATGCCGGGTCGACCGCCGCGGGTGTGCCGGTCGTCGGCGTGGTCACCGGCTCCGCCGCCGAGCGCGCGGGCCTGCAGGCCGGCGACACCATCACCCGGGTGAGCGGGACGGCCGTCTCGTCCCAGACGGAGCTCACCGGTGTGCTGGCGCGACGGTCGCCCGGCGACCGCGTGGTCGTGTCCTGGGTCAACTCCTCCGGGGTGGCCCACCACGCGACGGTGACCCTCGGGTCCGGCCCCGCGGACTGA